The segment cattgagtttcaaccctcctgctatgtgcagggtcaccaaccaccagaccaggctgcccagagccacatccagcctggccttgaatacagTGATGGACCAGAGGAGTTGGCAGGTGAGGAGTCTGGGGAGTTAGGTGTTTGATAGGAAGGGGGTTGAAAAAAGGAGCATGAGGGTGAAATCCTTGTCTGTGAAGACACTGAGAAGGAGTTCCTATCTAAATAGTAGCTATACCTTATATACATTTAATaaatagagagagaaagagagagagggagaagatACACAAAGCGCACACACAGTATTTACATGTACTGCCCAAATTCCCAAATGCAAGGAGGCCTTATTAAATCAAAAGTGAAGAGTTAGCTTTTGGAAAATACAAGAGAACAAATCAAGCTGTCAGAACTGTGAGATCCCCCTAGGCAGGAGCAGGCTGGGAAAAGCTTCCACTGGCATCTAGTGGTGTGCTGCAGAGGCAGTCACCATGGCCAATGGTGCAGCTTCATCTCCAAAATGGGTCACCGTGGAGTAGCAGAAATTTCATTCAGACTAAGAGGTCACCATTTCCAAACTGAGCGTCAGAAGAGGCATTCTTGGACCCTATACATGCCCCAATGACTTCAGCCATGAAGCCCTTTTAGGAATGAATATGAGAGTCTCTGAGTCCATTTTTGATAGCACAAGCAAAAGCTAGGGCACGTCAGGGTGAGGTTGTTGGTGGAGCTGATGACTGATGCCACCTAAAGAGTGTTGTCCCACTGAAAGGCAAGGTTAGGGGGAATGTATTATGGTAATGGGAAGGGTGGGAAAGGGGCAATGTTGCCTAAGCAGTCCTGCATGTGAGGGATCTCGCTGCAACAGAGCTGTGGCTTTCTGTCATGGTCTGTCCTGCCTAGGACCTGCTGTGGTACAACCTCATGCATCAAAACAGAAGACTTGAGTAAGGCCAACTCAATGATGGTGGTTAGTGCTGGGTTAGAAAACACATGAGCAGACTTTAACCAAGGCACATACGGGATGTAGACAGCTTCTGAACTCCAGGGGCCCTGCAACACAAAACTTTCTTGTTTGAGCTGAGCAGGCACCTcaccctccccccaccccccactccTCCCCCGCCTCAGTTTCCCTAAATCAAAGAGCAGAAGAATAGGATTCTTGCAGCCTTGTGCCACCCTTAAGACAGACCTTCCCGCTGAGTCTCAAAACCTCTCTGCCAGGCAGACCCAGGAGGGTCTGAGTGGTTTCTCTGAGGTCTTGCTGAGCCTCAACCTCAGCCAAGTGGTCCTAAACCAttgaatcatttaggttggtAGGAGCCTCAAGTCCATTTATCAGTTTGTGAGACAGGAGAAGCAATTGCTAATTCCCAACTGCTGTTGATATCTATCCATTTAAAATGTGCAGATCTAAGGTGAACATCATTACTTTTTAATAATTACTgctataattaaaaatacttttgtgCAACTCAgtgttgcattaaaaaatgtcCTGATGCAGATTCCCTCTTCGATAtcatcatattttctttctctgttttgttagATCACTCCTAAGTTTCAGGGCGATTCCAAACAACCCACCAAAATATTGATTTGTTATCAAGTTAagtattacagaatcacagaatcatagaattgttaaggttggagaacaccttaaagatcatctattccaactgttgacccatcaccaccattacTGCAAGCTTATATCTAGAAGTTAAGAATATATTGCTCACAGGAGCCTATCTGGTGACATTGCAGTGATTTCTCTGTCACTGCACTGCCTCAGTATCCACCTGGCACCACCTGCATGATCTCTTTGTGCTTTCACTGAGCAACACGagggctgctttgctgcttgcaAGGCACGAGCCTTTCTGCTTCCATCCTGGGGGCTGCGAGCTGCCGCGGACAGAGAACCACTCGATAAATACATCCTCCCTCTACAAAGCAAACGCTTTCATGCCAAAGCAGCCGCATCCTGACCACGGAAAGGCAAGAACTACAATCCCCAGCAGGCAGCGCGGAGCTCCAACCCTcagctcccctcctcccccccccagtgctgcagccagcagtgggaCTCACGCGTGGGAATCCCACCCGTTGGCACCCCATCCCCTCGGCCCTTTGCTCTCCGCCTTTGTTCAGTTCACCCTTCCTCCGGCAGCTCTCTCCGCGCTGCCCTCAGACTTCCTTTCGGTCGGCTGGGCTGCGGATGCGGGGAGGCAGCAGGACGCTGTGCCCTGGTTGCCCCCAAGGAGAGGGATGATGCCAGCCCCAGCCTGACGGCTCACCCAGGTAAGGTGCTTTTCTGACAGCCCATCTCCATGTGCCCGGGTAGGCTGAGGAAAAGGCAAATTGGCTCTCACTGGGATGCTGCCCTTGGTtgctgagctggaaggaaaggCGGGCTTTGGATTGGTAGGATCTGGATGCttggaaataaagagaaaggaagaaagcaggcaggcagggattTCTTCTTCTTAGCACCAATCGGGATGTGTTGCTTTTTGCCAAAATCCAAGGGTAACAAAACCCAGCGaagtgctgctgcagattttCCCAACTGTTGGTGGCCAGGGGCTGactctgctgcctgcccaggGGGGGAACGGCCTTTCTGGGTAACAATGAGCTTTGGAACTTTTCTGAGCCCTCTTTGCAGCCTGGCCAATGCTGAGCCTTTTTCTGCTGGATTCAAATCAGTCGTAGGGTCAGATATCTGCTCGCCACCCAGGAGGGGTTCAGCCCTCTGGGAGCTTCCACCCCCCATTGGCAAGCTCTAGACCTGTGTCCTGCTCCAGGTGTGCATGTTTTGTCTCTCCTCACCCTAGAAAAGCTTGTTGGTGGTTGCTTTTTATATTTAACTTTTTCCATCAGTTCTGTCCCAAAATGATGAGTTCAGCCTGGACAGGAGCATCATTGTGCTTCAGTGGTGGGTCTCCAGACATCAGTGGGGATCCAGAAGGGTTTGCCAAAGGGGACTAAATCTGAAATAATGTTTCTCATTATAACTGCCCTCTGAAATAGATGTCCCTCTTCATTTACCACTCTGAGCCTTTCCTTTGAGAAGCACACTGCTACAGTCTCCTCACCACCGTTGTGTTGGGATGGCCGTACGCCCAATCTCCCATTGCATTTCCTGATCCATGGCACATCCCTGCATCCCTGTGCCTTGGTGACCATCTCCCCAGGGACTCATCTTCCCAGTCACATCCTCCCAGAGCTCCAGGGGAGGTCTCACTGGCAACCCGTGTCCTTGCTGGCAGCTACCCCATAACTGGTGGATTTGGCAGCAGCACTTCCAGTACAAGCTTGGACAGCCATATGGCTTTGTTGACAGTCACCTCCAGCAACAATGTtcctcccctcagcctttcttgaTCTTTTCTCAGCTGGAATTCACAGTCTTGAGAGGAGATGCTGCTCACATCTGTTGGCCCTTCCTTTTGTCTAATGGCAACACATAGCGCCCAGACCCTGCAGCATACTGACCCCTCTCTAAAGGGGTCAAATTCACTTCAGCTTTCTGCATCCCACTTCTCCAGAGGTACACTGAAGGCATCACTGACCCCGTTTCCCCTGTGCATGGAAGGTCtgtcagcacaaagcagcacagcttgttTTGCAAGTGGTGCCAGGTTTGGTTTTCTTAGGGGTTTGGGGGAGAAACTGCAACAGTTGCATTGCAACAATGCAAACTGCATTGCATTATTAATGCATTTAATCTAAATCTTGGTGAAAGGATGGAGAAGTATTCTGAGAGTATGTCACTGGTGCAGCAATGGAGCTGAAATCTCAGTGTTGTTCTAGCAATGAGTGCATGAATCCTCACACTGCCAGGGAAATCAGCTTGTTCCTGGTCTCTTTGTTGGAATCCTGTGGCTTCAAATGTCCTGAGTTCAGTCTCCCATGGAGCAGCTGAGGTGTGACCCTGAAGTTATGTTTATGTACTGAACGAAGCTGGTGGAGAAGAAATATTGCCttaattttccctttatttttttcagtccgGCAATCTCCAGGAATGCCAAGAAGCTCCTGCAGGAGATCAGAGAGGGCAGGAGATGGAGCTACAAACACTGCTTCTGCAGCCGAGTGAAAGGAGGCTGAGAAATGGGGAAGACCGCACACACCTTGTTGGCCTTTCCCCTATGGGGAACAAAGCACGTCCCTCAAAGCACACCTCAGTGTGTACGTCCTGATGGTTTTTGTATCCTCCCTGGCAGTCCGTCCCCATAACATCGTGGCCTTTTGGCAGCCCCATCACACAGAGCACGGCTGCCATGAAGGCCATAGTGAAGCATGTGGTGCTGAAGGCACACTTGTGCCAGGAGTGCGGCAAGTCCTTCAGCAAGAAGGGCAACCTGAAGAGACACCAACGCATCCACACGGCGGAGGAGCTCTTTGCTTGCGGGGAGTGCGGGCGGCGTTTCACCACCCGGGGCCACCTGAGGACCCATCAGAGCATCCACACGGGAGAGAGGCCCTTCTGCTGCGGGGAGTGCGGGCGTTCCTTCCGCCTGGAGATATGCCTGGCGGCCCATCGGAAGACGCACACCAAGGGTGGGCCCTACCTCTGTGCCCACTGTGGCAAGAGGCTGAGCACAAAGATCTACTTCAACATCCACATGCGGACGCACACGGAGAAGAGGCCGTTCGCCTGCagtgagtgtgggaagagctttgTGAAGAATGGGATGCTCATGGCCCACAAGGAGATCCATAAGAGGGAGAAGCCCTTCAAGTGCCCAGAGTGCAGCAGGTGCTTTGGGCAGAGTGCCACGCTGTTGGCCCACCAGAAGATCCACCTTCGTGGAGGGCCTTTCATTTGcactgagtgtgggaagagcttgaGCACCAAGCGGTATTTCAACGTCCACCAGAGGAAACATGCTAAGGAAAAGCCACTCAAGGGACACATCGAAGATGGGTCTCTCCAGGTCATACAGATTAAAGAGGAAACTGCCTTTAAGTCAGAAGAGAATGTGTTGGAGTGTGTGTTTAACGAAGGAGGTGGAGTCCTACCTAAAATCCCATATGACCCAAAAAGCCCTCATTGGAAAATCCAAATGAAAGAGGAACCAGGACCACCCACCTACGACACAGAGAGCATTACTGCAATAGCCTGCCAGAAACTTCACATCAAGGAAGAACCACAAGAAAACCTGGACTATGGAAAGCTCTTTGATCCAGAGCTCTCACTGATGGCTTTACAGGGAAGACAGGTTAAAAAGGAAAGGGATTCTGATGGGCAACACGACCAGAAAGATCCCATAGCTGATAACAGCGTGCTCCAAGTGAAGGAAGAACCACAGGAAAGCACTGACTGTGAGATCCACTGTGGTCAGAAGCCAAACCTGAGTGCCACCCAAAGGGTCCAGATTAAAGAGAAAGCCGGTGTGGAGGATGACCACCAGGAGAGACAGAGCCCACggaggaagcagaagaaatgcaatCAACCCACCAAAGAGGGGATACCGGAGAACACGGAGAAATCCACATCCAAGAAAGATCTCTCAACAAACCGAGCTCCCAAAGGTGAACGGATATTCCCCTGTCCCGAGTGTGGGAAGAGTTTCAATCAGAAATCAAACCTGACCAGACACCAGAAGATCCACGCGAGTGAGGGGCCGTACAAGTGCAGTGAGTGCGGAGAGAGCTTCCGCATGAACCGCAAGCTGGTCCGGCACCAGCGAGCCCACGTGAGCGAGCCTTTCAAATGCAccgagtgtgggaagagcttcaccCAGCGCTCCAACCTGGTCCGGCATCAGAGGATTCACACCAAGGAGGAGCCCTACCAGTGCCCTGAGTGCGAGAAGACCTTCAACCAGAAGGCCAATCTCTTCCGGCACCAAACGATCCACGTCCGCATGGGGCCTTGCAAGTGCACCAAGTGTGGGAAATGCTTCCCCCAGAAGTGTCACCTCATTAAACATCAGCTGCTCCACTCCCGAGGCGGGGCCTACatgtgtggggtctgtgggaaGCGCTACCGGCTGAAGAAGTATCTGAGGAGGCACCAGAAAATCCATGCGCGGGAAGGATCTGGCCCCAGCATGAAGTGTGGGGAGGACACAGGGCCTGGTGGTGGGTCTCACCCCACTGAACCCTGTGACGGGTGAAGAGGAGAGCTGAGAGGATCTGGTTCCCATTCCTGAAGGAAAAATCTTTGGGAAATGGGGACAGAGACAAACTGACGTGTGTGGGGTGGGTGAGGTTTGAGGGGGCAAAGCACTGATAGAAACTGGTCCCATCCTGTTGCTTTCTGAGTCAACCCTCAGCATACACtttgctcacagctgtgggatggTGCTGGAGA is part of the Gallus gallus isolate bGalGal1 chromosome 2, bGalGal1.mat.broiler.GRCg7b, whole genome shotgun sequence genome and harbors:
- the LOC101748352 gene encoding zinc finger protein 616 — translated: MKAIVKHVVLKAHLCQECGKSFSKKGNLKRHQRIHTAEELFACGECGRRFTTRGHLRTHQSIHTGERPFCCGECGRSFRLEICLAAHRKTHTKGGPYLCAHCGKRLSTKIYFNIHMRTHTEKRPFACSECGKSFVKNGMLMAHKEIHKREKPFKCPECSRCFGQSATLLAHQKIHLRGGPFICTECGKSLSTKRYFNVHQRKHAKEKPLKGHIEDGSLQVIQIKEETAFKSEENVLECVFNEGGGVLPKIPYDPKSPHWKIQMKEEPGPPTYDTESITAIACQKLHIKEEPQENLDYGKLFDPELSLMALQGRQVKKERDSDGQHDQKDPIADNSVLQVKEEPQESTDCEIHCGQKPNLSATQRVQIKEKAGVEDDHQERQSPRRKQKKCNQPTKEGIPENTEKSTSKKDLSTNRAPKGERIFPCPECGKSFNQKSNLTRHQKIHASEGPYKCSECGESFRMNRKLVRHQRAHVSEPFKCTECGKSFTQRSNLVRHQRIHTKEEPYQCPECEKTFNQKANLFRHQTIHVRMGPCKCTKCGKCFPQKCHLIKHQLLHSRGGAYMCGVCGKRYRLKKYLRRHQKIHAREGSGPSMKCGEDTGPGGGSHPTEPCDG